Below is a window of Cryomorphaceae bacterium DNA.
GGATTGGCAGCATCGGTAACGACACAAAGATTCTCACCCGAGAGACGATATCGAATCGCTATTTCACCGAGCATGATGTTGGGTAATGTGTACACGAAAACAGCCGGACTGGGCAATGGGTTCAGGGTATCGGTGATTAGCTCCTGGTGCGCACAATCCGAAACAATGGATGACGTGCGGTTAAAAATCAGAATTCCTGTTTGTTGCGGATCCACAATCCTTTTATCATCCACCAGAACCTCAACCGCCAGGGTAGCCAGCTTGCAAAGGCTGTCCATCTTGAAAAACTTCGGATAAGCCATGTTCAACTGGCGGTACTGGTCGCTAAGCCATGATGTGAGGCTCTCGGTTTCGCGCCATTCGGTTACCGCAAGGCCATCGCGATGCCAGCATCCGTCTCGCAATTGCACGGTAGAGACGATATGGAGTTTCATACTCATAGCGCAAACAAGGCAGCGGCATTGCAGCCTCCAAAGCCCGATGAAGTTTTTAGAAATGTGGTTACCGGAGCATTAAACGCCTTGTCCACAACGTTCAAGGGCTGTGTTACGCCATGCTTCCTGAAGCCCAACGAGGCCGGCACCCACTGCTCACGCAAGGCGTGCAACCCCACCACGGTTTCGAGCACTCCGGCGGCTCCTAGGGTATGACCAAAAACTCCCTTCATGCTGTGAAGCGGAATTTCCTGCAGGCCCATTCGATTCATGGCCTGGCACTCCATTTCATCGTTGAATGATGTAGCCGTGCCGTGCGCTGAGATAAAACCGGGGTACTCTGTTGAGCTGTCTTCCTGAACCCGCTTCATGGCCTGGTAAAGTCCTTCTCCCGTGCGAGAGGGTCCGGAAATATGATTGGCGTCATTGGCCGACGCTCCGGCGATGAAGCGAGGAAAATCGGTATTGTCTGACTTTTCAAGCACGCAAGTGGCCACTGCCTCGCCAAGCGAAATACCCTGTCGGGCGGCATCATAGGGGCGGCATGGTTCAGGGCTTACCGCATGAAATCCTTGAAATCCGCTCAGGGTGAAACGAGAAAAAAGATCGGCACCGCAAACCACCACCTTGTTGCAATGCCCCGCCTCAATCATGCGGGCACCCACAATAATGGCGAGCAATCCGGAAATGCAGGCATTGGACACAATCTGAACAGGCTGTGCAGTGTTCAAAGCGCGCTCTATGTTCGTGCCGAGTTGGTAAAGTAAGCTGCGACCGGGGTTCTTGTACTCCCCTTCAAGGATGTCAATGTTGCCTTTGGTGGTAGCAATCAGCAGGCGCGTATCAGAACTTTGAAGATCAGCACCGGAAGCCCTCATTACCTTGGTGATTGAAAAGATCATGGCCCTTTCCAGCCGAGTATTTTGATCAAAGCCTTTGGTGGCCGCTTCCATTTCTTTCCACTGATGCTCACTGAATGCAGATCCGTAAACGTCCTGGCACCAGGAGATGTCGCTCAACAGCCGGATGGCAGTATCTCCGCGACGGATCGCTGCCATATTGGAAGCAGTATTTAAACCGAGCGGCGTGGCAATATGGTCGGCAGTGATGCGCACCATACACTACAACCATTTGGCCTTCCACTGCTCAAAGTAAGGGGGCAATACAAGTTGAAGTTCACCCGAAAAATCGGTAAAAACCTGAATGGTTTTTCCGGTGGCCATGAGCGCATGATCTTCAAGACGGAAAATACTGTAGTGGAAAATTATCTTGGCAGCCGGCGAATTCTCAAAACGCACCTCCACCCGCATTTGGTCTCCGTAGCGCAAGGGTCGTTTGTAGGCTACTTCGGAGTGAACAACCGGAACCTGAAGGGATTGCGCTTTTACGTCGGTATACCCTATTCCGTACTTGCGTCCAAATGCTTCGCGCGCTTCTTCAAAGTAGTGAAGGTAGTTTCCGTGCCATACCACTTCCATGGAATCCACTTCCGAAAAGCGAACCCTAAGCTCTATAGACGCCGTTAATTCGCCTACTGACAAGCTATTCTATTTTTTCGAAGATGCGCATATCACATTCAGCCATCAACTGGCCGTTGCGATATACTTGTCCGGATACCAATGCAAAACTTAATACGCGGTTTTTCACCTCAATTCTGGTTTCGATGGTATCACCAACTTTTGGAAGGCTATGCACAACGAGCTTCCGGATGGCTCCGATGAAACCGATGTTCACTTCCTTTTGTTCAGACATGGCCAGGTATCCGCCCCTCACAGCCGCAGTTTGCGCGATATTCTCTGTGAGACCTGAAGCAGAAAAATGCCCATTGCTACAGAACACATTGTCGGCAGTGATGGCGAAAGAGGTTTCGGTTACCACATCATCTGTTCGCAACAGGTGATCAATCATCACCATCGGTGGTGCCTGCGGAATCATTTTTAACACCGCTTCCTTATCTGCCAGCATGGTTTCCATTGTTGTTCGCTTCTTTAAGAGCCCAAAAGTCGTAATAATTATACCATTGGTGGGGATATGCCATTACTTTTTGTTCCAACAACCGGTTGAAAAGTGCAGCATATTCGGCCGCAGTTTGCGCAGCTTCTGTGGTGTGCGCGTAAAAATGGTAGGTTAGTGCACTGCGCTTCATGCAGAATACATACAGAACCGGAACCTTCATTTTCTCAGCAAGAATAAAGGGCCCTAGCGGAAATTGCGCGGGTTTACCGAAAAATTCCGTGGTGTGGGTGCGCTGGCCTTCTACAAAACGATCGCCATGCAGCGCAACAATTTCCTTTCTGTCAAATGCCTGCTTGATGGCAACGAGATGCGAAAGGTCGTCGCCAATAGGGATGATGTTGAGCGCCCGCTGCGCCATGATGTTTTCGAGGTACTTTTTGAGTTGCTCGCGCTCGGCGTCCATCATCACGAGGTTTACGGGTGTATCAAACTTGTTGAGCATGTGTCCGGCAACTTCCCAGTTTCCTACATGTGCACTGATAAGCAGCAAACCTTTGCCGGCATCGAGTGCATCGGCTATGTGCTCTTCACCGTCGCGGATAATGCCGAAAGGCACGTCAATCGCACCCGACATTACCACAGCTTTGTCAATCAGCGTTTGCCCGAATTGCACCAGGTTTTTGTAGGCCGCTATGCGCGCTTTACTCCCTGTCCAGCCGTGCACCTGCTCAAAGTACTGCATCTGAGCACGCACGGCTTTTCCGGCGAAGAGAAAGTAGTAAAACGTCACAAACCTCAACAGCAGGTATGCGCCTTTCACACCGAATGTGCGGAGGGTCCAGAAAAAAATGCGGTAACCGAGGACTGTACCCCTGGACTTTCCTTGCCAGGTGGCCATGCGGCTATTTGTTGACGGGTGAGTGTTTGGCTATGAAACCGTAGAAATCGTCGAAGGTGGTGATTTTCTTGAAATCGTCGGCGGTCATTTTAAACCCAAAATGCTCATCTACAATCACCACGAGGTCCACGTAATCGAGGCTGTCAAGGTCGAGTATTTCGTGAAAGTTGGCACTTCCTTCGATCGCTTGTTCATCAACCTCAAATTCCTCCGTCAAAAATGCGTTGGCAGTGCTTATGATTTCGCTCATTTCCATATTCAGCCCTTGTATTTTTTCAGTATCAGCGATGAATTGGTACCGCCAAAGCCGAAAGAGTTTGACAAAAATACGTCTATCTTTTGACTTCTGGTAGCGGCAATGATGTTGAGTTTTGCCGAGTGCTCACAGGGGTTTTCGAAGTTGATATTCGGTGCGATAAAATCATTGTGCATCATGAGTAGTGAGTACACTACCTCACTTGCTCCTGCCATCCAGCATTCATGGCCGGTCATGGATTTGGTGGAACTTACCGGAGTGTTGGATTCCCCAAAAACGGAATGGATGGCCTGTGCCTCGCTGGCATCTCCAATGGGTGTGGAGGTTGCGTGTGCGTTCAGGTAGTCGATTTCGGAGGCTTTCATTCTGGCATCACGAAGTGCCATCTCAAGACTTCGCCTCGGACCATCTACACTGGGTTGAGAAATGTGCTCACCGTTGGATGAAAAGCCGTATCCCACGATTTCGGCCAGGATGTTTGCACCTCTTCGAAGGGCAGATTCAAGGCTTTCTACAATGAGTGTTGCAGCACCTCCTGAAGGAATCAGCCCGTCGCGATCGCGATCGAACGGACGCGAAGCTTTGGTGGGTTCGTGCTCACGAATGGAGAAGGCGCCGATTCCGTCGAAGCTGCTCATGGAATAATGATGGACCTCCTGTGCTCCACCGCAGACCACCATATCCTGAAGACCACTTCTGATCAGGAAATACGCCATTCCTATGGAGTGCGAACCACTGGCGCAGGCCGCACTGACTGTCATGTTGATGCCCCGTAACCGATATATGGTGCTCAGGTTCATGGTTACCGTGGAGTTCATACTTTGAAATATAGACCCTGAGCCCACCATGGTGGTGTCTTTCCGCTCGCGTACCACGTCGTTCGACTCGATGACGGCTTTGGCGGAGCTGTCGTTTCCGAAGAGAATTCCCACTTCGTGCTCATCGAAGTAACCCTCGTCGAGACCCGCGTTGGCCAGGGCTTCACGGGTTGACATCACGGCAAATTCTGCCTCTTCAGAAAGCTGAATGCGCTGACGTCGGCCAATCAAACCCTTCAAATCAGGGGCGGGAACCATTCCGGTGAGTCCGGAGCGATAGCCAAATTCCTTGCGAACCGGGTCGAGAACAATGCCCGATTTACCTGCGCGCAATGAAGCCGTTACCTCGTTGAGATCCAGACCCAGGCAGGAGTATATCCCGATGCCCGTTACAACAACCCTCCGTTGGCTCATCAATACAATCCTCCGTTTACCGAAATCACTTCACCGGTTACATACGACGCGACAGGAGAGGCAAGAAATCCAACCACCGCTGCTACTTCCTCGGGAGTTCCGAAGCGCTTCATGGGAATAATGCCCTTGTATTCGTTTTCGTCAATATCGGCCGTCATATCTGTCCTGATGAACCCGGGAGCCACCGCGTTAACCGTAATATTTTTTCGGGCAACTTCTTGCGCGAGTGCCTTGGTTGCGCCAATCATGGCTGCTTTGGCCGCTGAATAATTCACTTGTCCGGGCATTCCTTTCAAACCTGATAGAGAAGCAACGTTGATGATGCGTCCGTATTTGTTGCGCAACATGTGTTCCAAAAGCGCACGGGTAACAAAGAAAGCACCATCCAAACTGGTATCCAGCACATCGCGCCAGTCTTCATCACTCATCCAAACCATCAATCCGTCTTTGCGAATACCGGCATTGTTTACAAGCACCTCGATTTTGGCACCTTCATGGTCTGCGAGCCATTGTTTAATTGCATCGCTCACATGGGTGGCATTTCGCACGTCGAACTGAATCAAGGAAGCCTGTTTCCCCAATGCTTGTACCTGCGCACGGGTTTCTTCGGCAGCATCTGATGCACTCCGGTAATTAATCAGAATGTCGTAGCCCATACCGGCCAGTTGGAGCGCTACTGCCCGACCAATTCCGCGTGAGCCTCCGGTTATCAATGCGTACTTATTGCTCATTTTTCGAGTTCAATGGGGTTGTGGTGATTCATAATTTCTATCATGGCGTTGATCCAATCCGTGCCCGGAGTGTCTTCAATAAATGCCGGAATCTGCGCCCTCACCAGGTTGTACAATTCGCGGCCGGCGCCCGAAAGTTTGTCTTCGCACCTCAAGCAATCAACCGCCTGGCATACCGCAATCGCTTCAATGGCCAGCACGCGTTGGGCATTGGTAATCACCCTTTGGGCCAACAGTGCCGCGTTGGCACCCATACTTACTACATCCTGATTGTCGTTATTGTTCGGGATGCTGTGGATGTACATCGGGTTGCTGAGGGTTTGATTCTCTGCGGTGGTTGACACAGCGGTAAACTGCATACCCTGCAAACCAAAATTAAAGCCGAGTTCTCCCAGATTCAGGAAAGGAGGCAGTTTTTCGTTGAGTTTGTGATTCACCAGGTAGTTCAGTTGCCTTTCGGCCAGCATGCTGAGTTTAGTGATGCCAATTTTGAGTTTATCCATTTCAAAGGCAGCGTAATCGCCGTGAAAATTACCGCCGTGAAAAACGTTCTCACTTGCCACATCAATGATGGGATTGTCGTTGGCAGAGTTCACCTCCTCCAGTAATATGCGTTCTGCGTGGCGCACAGTGTCCAGCACTGGGCCGAGGATTTGCGGCACACATCGAAGCGAGTAATACTCCTGCACTTTCTCTTTGAAGACTGCCTCACCGTTGGTGCCCTTGTACATCCTATCCGTGCGAAGCTTGATGAGCTTGCTCTCACTGAAAAGCGCACGCATGGCCGCAGCCACCACCTGCTGTCCGCGGTGTTTTTTGGCCTGATTGAGTTCTAAGGACACGTGGTCGTCGTAGGATTCCATCAGTTCGTTAATAATGGCCGAAAGCTGTGTGCTCCATCGCACCAATCGTGTGGCTCTGGTGATGTTGTGCAACCCAATGCCCGACATGGCCGCAGTGCCGTTCATAATCGCAAGGCCCTCGCGAATATGGATGTCTGTAAACCGTAGTGATGATGCTCCCGGCACTTCCCGCACCCGAATGATTTGACCATTGTGTACCACTTGACCCTCGCCGATCATGGTATGGGCTAAATGCGCGAGCTGCACAAGGTCGCCACTGGCCCCCACTCCACCGTGCTCTGGAATATAGGGTGTTATGCCTTCATTGAGAAAAGAGGCGAGGCAGTGAACTACATCCGGGTGCACTCCGGAGTATCCCAGCATAAGCGTATTGAGACGGCAAAGCATCAATGCCCGCACATCCGTTGCTCCAAGGGGCTCACCGTGACCTGAAGCATGACTGCGAATAAGATTAAGCTGAAGGTCGCGCCCTTTTTCGTCCGGAATACGGTACTGAGCCATGGGCCCGAAGCCTGTATTGATTCCGTAGATAACCTTGTCGCGGGCAAATTGCTCAAGGAAAGAATAGCTGTCGGAAACCCGTTTCAGGGCTTCGCTGCTAAGCTGCACCTTTTCATTGCCGGAGACAATTCCGTTAAACTGGTTGATATCGAGGTTTCCTTTTCCGATTTCCATTACAGGCTATAGCGGTTCAATGTTACGCAATTCTTTGCTTGCTTCAGGCAAGCCGGCACCGGAAGATGGTATGACCCATTCCGATATGATCTACATCCTTGTCAACAATAAGACCCGCCCGGTGCACAAGGCGAATCATATCGCGGGAGTGATACATGCGGCTGTTGCCATTTGCCATGGCGGTAAAGTAGAGTGAAGTGGCGTTGAGACTGTAGGTTGCGGCTTCAAAGCGCTGCCGGTCCCAGTAGGTTTCGTTGATGTAGAGGCGGGTATTTTCCGACATGGATGCAGCAGCCCTTTGAAGGATACTGAGTATTTCCTGTTCGGAAAAACAATCCAAAAACTGGCTCATCCAGATAGCATCTGCTCCTTGGGGGAATTGATCGTGTGCGTTGAGCAAATTGATTACGTGGCCGTGGATGCGGTTTTCCACACCATGCTCGCGGGCATTTTGCGCCGCATCGCGCAGTTGCCCCGGAAGATCGAGGATGGTTACTTCCACATCGGGGTTGTACTGCACGCACTGAAGCGCCCAGCGCCCGGTATTGCCGCCTACATCAAACAAACGTCTTGGTGGGTTTTCGTCAAAAATGAGTTTGAGGGCCGTTGGGAAGGCATTATCTGAGTAGTAGTGATCAAAAGCAAACCAGCTTTTGCGAACCTGCTCAGGAAGTTCGGCAAGGGCCTCGTAGATGGTGTTCCATTTCCCAAATACATCAAGACCAGCGGGGCGCTCTTCGCGGATGGATTCTTCCAAAAAGAACAATCCTTTGTAGCATACGTCGTGAATGAAATCCATGTTCACACGGGTCATTTCATCGTGAAGCATGAAGTAGCCCGTTTTCATGAGCACGAAGGCATCGCCCCGGTAATCCACCAGATAGAGGCTGGCACCCATATCGAGCAATACACGAACACCATAAGCAGAGATTCCGGTTTGGTTCGAGATGTCTTCCACCGAAATGCCCGCATCTCCTGCATCCGCCACCGCCTTAAGAATTCCGGTTTCCCGCAGCACCCTCGCGCACTGAAAAGCTACGGGTGCAAAACTGAGTTTTTGCGCTTCGAACTTGGCATCTACTGCCGTAAGGTCTTTGCGCGGTTCGGGCATGTTGTTCATGGTTGCAAATATGGCGAACTCCGAAGTTTTGACCTAAAAAGAAAAGCCGGTTGCCTGAGGGAGCAACCAGCTTCTAAGAAGCTTTGGTGCGAGGGTTATTTAAATGCCTTTTTATTGAGCAGCGCGCCCAAGCGCTTACCGGAAATAGCAAAACTCTCAGCTACGCGTTGTTCAACAGCGTAGTCAGCACCAAAAGCCTGGGCTCCCGGTGCTTTGGTGATGGTAACCTCAGCAAGGCTATTGTTCATATCACTTGTTTTCACAAAATAGGCCACACCATCAATCTCTGCGGGTTTGCGCGTGACACCAATATTAAATCCCGGCTCGATGCGGGTCACATTAAAAACGACGGTGTACGCAGCGTCGGGATAGTTTCCGAAGGTGGCATTTTTGGAGACCACTTTATTCAGCAAATCAACGAATTTGGGAATGTAGAAATTTTCTCTTGCGCCATTCCAGCCATCAAGCCAACGTGATCCATCGCCCATCTTTTTTGCATCGCGCTCAGAAACATTTTTTTCAACATACTCGGCCTCCGACATTTTTCCTACTTTCATGTTGTCGTCAAAAACCACCGAAACATTTACTTCTGACTCTCCTTTGAGAAATGTAAGATCTCCGTTCTGCTTTAACTTTTGCGCATTCAGGGCAACGGTCGTAAGAAGCACCAGCCCAATTGTGAAAATACTCTTTTTCAAGTGATTAAGTTTTGAATTTTAGTAGTCAGCGTAACCTACCCAGACTGGCAACATCACGGCCTAATCTGCCAGAAGGCGAAAAGGTGTCACGATGATTGTCGACAAGTTGGCTATACGAATGGTTGCATTGTATTGGCGAAAGTAGGGATTGATAACCATGAGTGCAAACCACCATCTCATGTTTTCACCCGCAATGACCTATAAATACGGTATTGTTCGTAGATCAGGTGGTGTGGGTTACTTAACCCATTTTTTGAGTTGCTTGCCGCTGTCCTGCATCACATCATATACGGTACGTGCCCAAAAATTTCGCACTCCGAAGCCACCGGGTTTCGCCACCATCCGCCGGGCCAGCAGAATTTGGTTCGTTTCGATATCCAAAAATACCACCCACATGGAGCCCAACTCCTCTATCTTGTTGAATGACTCTATAACATAGACCAACCCCACGCCGCTGCCCTGCACATTGTAGCCGGAAATGTGTTTTACGAGGTCGTCTTCAGTTATACTGATGTTCTCATAGCGAACAATGGTTGAAGCATCGCGGGCGGCATTCAGTTCATTGATGAAATCCATGTTGTAATGAACATTCGGCTTTTTGTAGAACTTCCCGATATCGTATTTCTTACTCTCAGAAAAAACGATGTTGTTCCACGCGGGGATAAATCTGTCTTTTAATTCGCTGGCGCTAGCTGTTTCACCTACCACTACCGCCTTCGAAAAATCCAGGCCGAGCCATGTTATGTCATTGGTTTGTGCTACCCTTTAATCTCCTTGAGCCATATGGCTCAAGGAAGCAATCGTCAGACCCAAAGTAATCAGCAGTTGTTTGATCATAGTCGCGCTCAGATTTGAAATACCCATCAAAGGTACTAAAAATGGCCTCCACGCTAAAAAATCACCTTCTACGTAATTTTCCTGTAGCTGTCTTTTCCAGAACTTCCACCCGATAAACGCGCTGCGGGATTTTGTAGGTACTCAATCTTTCGCGGCAATACTTTAACAAGGCCTCGATATCCAGCCCTGGTTCACGCGAGACCACTTCAGCTTCTACAACCTCACCGAGCAGTGGGTGTCTGCCACCAAAAACCCTACTCTCGACAACATGGGAATGACTGTTTAACACGCGCTCTACTTCTTCCGGAAATACCTTGTTTCCCGACACGTTGATCATCGATTTCTTTCGTCCCACCACGGTAATCAATCCATCAGGGGTTTTTACGGCTAAGTCACCGGTAAGGAACCAGCCTTTTTGCAATATCTCCTCACGCCGGCTGGGCGGTTTGAGGTAGCCGTTGAACATACCCGGACCGGCAATGGCCAGATGCCCCATGGTATCGGCGGGTAAAACGTCAAAATGGTCATTGAGAATCTCCACGCGATAAGCCGGCAAAGCATGGCCCACAGCTTCGGGGTTTTGTTCAGCATTCAGATGATTCACAATGGGCAAGCCGATTTCAATGATACCGTAAGCCTGTGTTACGGGATGACCGGTTTTGGTGGTGAAGCGTTCAATATCGGCAGGTGAGATGGCCGTGGAGGTAGAAATCACCAGGCGCAAACTGCTCAAATCCAATTCACGGGGATGATTGGCCAACAGTT
It encodes the following:
- a CDS encoding beta-ketoacyl synthase, translating into MVRITADHIATPLGLNTASNMAAIRRGDTAIRLLSDISWCQDVYGSAFSEHQWKEMEAATKGFDQNTRLERAMIFSITKVMRASGADLQSSDTRLLIATTKGNIDILEGEYKNPGRSLLYQLGTNIERALNTAQPVQIVSNACISGLLAIIVGARMIEAGHCNKVVVCGADLFSRFTLSGFQGFHAVSPEPCRPYDAARQGISLGEAVATCVLEKSDNTDFPRFIAGASANDANHISGPSRTGEGLYQAMKRVQEDSSTEYPGFISAHGTATSFNDEMECQAMNRMGLQEIPLHSMKGVFGHTLGAAGVLETVVGLHALREQWVPASLGFRKHGVTQPLNVVDKAFNAPVTTFLKTSSGFGGCNAAALFAL
- a CDS encoding acyl-CoA thioesterase, whose protein sequence is MEVVWHGNYLHYFEEAREAFGRKYGIGYTDVKAQSLQVPVVHSEVAYKRPLRYGDQMRVEVRFENSPAAKIIFHYSIFRLEDHALMATGKTIQVFTDFSGELQLVLPPYFEQWKAKWL
- a CDS encoding 3-hydroxyacyl-ACP dehydratase, producing METMLADKEAVLKMIPQAPPMVMIDHLLRTDDVVTETSFAITADNVFCSNGHFSASGLTENIAQTAAVRGGYLAMSEQKEVNIGFIGAIRKLVVHSLPKVGDTIETRIEVKNRVLSFALVSGQVYRNGQLMAECDMRIFEKIE
- a CDS encoding lipid A biosynthesis acyltransferase; protein product: MATWQGKSRGTVLGYRIFFWTLRTFGVKGAYLLLRFVTFYYFLFAGKAVRAQMQYFEQVHGWTGSKARIAAYKNLVQFGQTLIDKAVVMSGAIDVPFGIIRDGEEHIADALDAGKGLLLISAHVGNWEVAGHMLNKFDTPVNLVMMDAEREQLKKYLENIMAQRALNIIPIGDDLSHLVAIKQAFDRKEIVALHGDRFVEGQRTHTTEFFGKPAQFPLGPFILAEKMKVPVLYVFCMKRSALTYHFYAHTTEAAQTAAEYAALFNRLLEQKVMAYPHQWYNYYDFWALKEANNNGNHAGR
- a CDS encoding acyl carrier protein — encoded protein: MEMSEIISTANAFLTEEFEVDEQAIEGSANFHEILDLDSLDYVDLVVIVDEHFGFKMTADDFKKITTFDDFYGFIAKHSPVNK
- a CDS encoding beta-ketoacyl-[acyl-carrier-protein] synthase family protein, which encodes MSQRRVVVTGIGIYSCLGLDLNEVTASLRAGKSGIVLDPVRKEFGYRSGLTGMVPAPDLKGLIGRRQRIQLSEEAEFAVMSTREALANAGLDEGYFDEHEVGILFGNDSSAKAVIESNDVVRERKDTTMVGSGSIFQSMNSTVTMNLSTIYRLRGINMTVSAACASGSHSIGMAYFLIRSGLQDMVVCGGAQEVHHYSMSSFDGIGAFSIREHEPTKASRPFDRDRDGLIPSGGAATLIVESLESALRRGANILAEIVGYGFSSNGEHISQPSVDGPRRSLEMALRDARMKASEIDYLNAHATSTPIGDASEAQAIHSVFGESNTPVSSTKSMTGHECWMAGASEVVYSLLMMHNDFIAPNINFENPCEHSAKLNIIAATRSQKIDVFLSNSFGFGGTNSSLILKKYKG
- the fabG gene encoding 3-oxoacyl-ACP reductase FabG — encoded protein: MSNKYALITGGSRGIGRAVALQLAGMGYDILINYRSASDAAEETRAQVQALGKQASLIQFDVRNATHVSDAIKQWLADHEGAKIEVLVNNAGIRKDGLMVWMSDEDWRDVLDTSLDGAFFVTRALLEHMLRNKYGRIINVASLSGLKGMPGQVNYSAAKAAMIGATKALAQEVARKNITVNAVAPGFIRTDMTADIDENEYKGIIPMKRFGTPEEVAAVVGFLASPVASYVTGEVISVNGGLY
- a CDS encoding aromatic amino acid lyase; translated protein: MEIGKGNLDINQFNGIVSGNEKVQLSSEALKRVSDSYSFLEQFARDKVIYGINTGFGPMAQYRIPDEKGRDLQLNLIRSHASGHGEPLGATDVRALMLCRLNTLMLGYSGVHPDVVHCLASFLNEGITPYIPEHGGVGASGDLVQLAHLAHTMIGEGQVVHNGQIIRVREVPGASSLRFTDIHIREGLAIMNGTAAMSGIGLHNITRATRLVRWSTQLSAIINELMESYDDHVSLELNQAKKHRGQQVVAAAMRALFSESKLIKLRTDRMYKGTNGEAVFKEKVQEYYSLRCVPQILGPVLDTVRHAERILLEEVNSANDNPIIDVASENVFHGGNFHGDYAAFEMDKLKIGITKLSMLAERQLNYLVNHKLNEKLPPFLNLGELGFNFGLQGMQFTAVSTTAENQTLSNPMYIHSIPNNNDNQDVVSMGANAALLAQRVITNAQRVLAIEAIAVCQAVDCLRCEDKLSGAGRELYNLVRAQIPAFIEDTPGTDWINAMIEIMNHHNPIELEK
- a CDS encoding methyltransferase domain-containing protein, producing the protein MNNMPEPRKDLTAVDAKFEAQKLSFAPVAFQCARVLRETGILKAVADAGDAGISVEDISNQTGISAYGVRVLLDMGASLYLVDYRGDAFVLMKTGYFMLHDEMTRVNMDFIHDVCYKGLFFLEESIREERPAGLDVFGKWNTIYEALAELPEQVRKSWFAFDHYYSDNAFPTALKLIFDENPPRRLFDVGGNTGRWALQCVQYNPDVEVTILDLPGQLRDAAQNAREHGVENRIHGHVINLLNAHDQFPQGADAIWMSQFLDCFSEQEILSILQRAAASMSENTRLYINETYWDRQRFEAATYSLNATSLYFTAMANGNSRMYHSRDMIRLVHRAGLIVDKDVDHIGMGHTIFRCRLA